One Natrinema longum genomic window, CTTGAGGCTTCAACACGGCGTTCAGAGGTGAGACGCGACGGTTTGAGCACCTCCAAAGACGGCGCGGACCTGCTGTGCTGTCACCTCTCTCAGCCGAGTCGCGCGTCGGAGATCCGCACCCGACTACGGATCCCCTCTCACTCGAGTTCGGACTCGAGGGCGATCCGCCGATCCATGTGTGGACCGTCCACCACGAACGTCTCGGAACCACCTTTTTCCGCTCGGGTTCGGTCACTTCGTTCCCTCACCCATCGCGCAAAAATCTGGACCAAAAAATCCCGCTCGTTCGCCGCGCCCTCGCTCACTCGCGGTACGCCACCTACGCTTCGAGGTGCGCGTCCGTGATCCGCACTCGTCCCCGCGTCCCCTCCCATTCGGGTTCGGACTCGAGGGCGATCCGCCGATCCATGTGTGGACCATCCACCACGAACGTCTCGAACTCGCCACCCTCTCCCAGGATGTGGACGCCGTACTTCTCGTGGAGCGTCTCGAGTTCCGCGATCGCTTCTCGATCGAGGGTTCGACCGAGCCAGGATTCGTCCAGGCCGTGAGCGGCGACCTGTATGATCTCGATCTCGAAGCCGGCCTCGAGCATCGCGTCGGCCAGTTCCGCGGGGTCTTCCTGCCAGAGCGGAGCGAAGAGATCACAGCCCAGCCGGTCACACATCCCCTGGATGCGGCTCGTCTGGTACTCGCTCTCGACGGCTCCCGCGGTGACGCCCGCGATGCCCCCCAGGAGGTCGCGATCGAGGGCCTCGAGGGCGACCTCGAGGGGCTCGAGTTCGTCGTCGCCCTGCACGCTCGAGTCGGTGGCCGTGTCGGCCGCGAAGTCGTCGGGTTCGACGTCGACCAGTTCGATGCCGATGCTTTCGGCCGCCAGCGCGGCCAGCTCGGTCGCGGGGACGTGATACATGTACGAGTCGCCTGCGGGATGGACAGTGACCAGTCGCTCGACTGGCAGCCCCTGCTCGAGGGCCTGATACAGCGCCCACGACGAGTCCTTGCCGCCCGAAAAGAGGCTCACCCACGCGCCGTCTGCATCGCTCATGGTCGGAGGTCGCGGAGGAGGGGTAAATGGGTACCGAGTCGGGCGAGCTTACCGGGTCCGCTCTTCGGAGGCGTCGGGGTTCGTGTCGGCCCCGCCGTCGGTGAGCTCCGGGTCCGATCCGCCGTCGGTCCGATCGGCAGCGTCGCTCGAGCCGCTGACGGCGGCGGCGACCCGTGCCCCGACGAGGCTGATGACGATCGCGCTGACGACGAACAGCGCGAGTCGTTCGCCGGTTCCCATCACGAACCGCTCGTTCGAGAAGATGAGGAACTCGTTGGCCGGGACGACGAACTGACCGATGACGTCCTGTTGCTCGAGGAAGTACGCGGAGAACCCACGGACGACCAGACTGACGGCGACGACGATGAACGGGAGGTTGAGGAACGAGCTTCGGATCGGGTCGTCGCGGATCGCCTCGTCGAGCAGGCGGCCGGCGCTGGCGGTCAGTGCGGCCATCGCCAACCATGGGATGCTGTCGTACGCGAACTGCATCGCCGGAATCACGACGCCGGGGGTCTCGCCGAGAGTCGAGACGCCCAGCGCGCCCACGAACAGGCCGACGAACGTGAGTCCGGCCGCGACTACGTAGGTCACGACCGATACCTGTCCGGAGTACAGCGATTCTCGCGTCTGGCGGGCGAGCCTGGTCAGGAGTTCGTCGACGTTGAACCCCTTGTAAAGAAGGAACAGGCCGATGACCGTCGTGATCGCGGCGGCCCCTTCGGCGGGTCCGACGGTCGTCGCGAGTAGGGGGAAGACCAGCAACGTCAGTCCGATCGGAATCAACACCGTCTGGCGGAGCTCCTCGTCCGCGAGGAACTGCTTGAGGAGGTAGTACGTCGACTCGATATCGCGAGCCTGGCGGACCACGACCCGATCGACGGAGTCGACGCGAACGCGGCTCTCGACGATCGGAATCAGCCGCTCGTCCTCGGCGCTGTCGGTCACGACGACCGCCGAGTCCGGCTCGTGGTCGGCGATGAGGTCGTCGAGTTGCTCGGCGACGGCCCGATCGGCCGACACCATCGACTCGTGGTCGCCCGAGACGACCGCGACGACGACCTCCTCGTTTTCGTCGCGGAGGTTCTGGGCGACCCGCAGCGACTCGAGTAACGTGTTGACCCCGGAGTCTTCCGGATCCGCGAGGCCGACGTCGGTTACGAGCGCGCGGACTGCCTCCCAGCCGACGACCGGCGAACGGAGACCGGTCTTGCGGCCCACGTCGTCGGTCCGGTCGAGGCAGACGACCAGCGTTGTCACGGATAGGGATTGGACCCTCTGCAACGATAAAACCACGTACTCGGGAGGCGGAGCCACTCCGTTCGGGCGTCGCCTCGATCCAGTCCGACCGCCGGGCGGTGGCACCGATCCGCTACGTTCGAAGCCGAAACTCCCGGTCGCCGGCGACGCCAGCGATTCCGGCTCCGAAGGCGTACGCGACCCGTTGGGCACCGGTTCCGACGCGAGCCATCAGCGGCCGTTCGGGCTCGAACGCTTCGACGGTAACCTCGTCCGTGTCGAGTCGATCGGCGAGTTCGGCCTCGATCTCCCGGCGGGTACCGAGCTGATCGACCAGTCCCATGTCGGCGGCCTCCTCGCCGAGGTAGATCCGGGCCTCGGTGTCGCGGACGAACTCCGGCTCCAGATCGCGACCGTCGCTGACCCGTTCGACGAACGTCTCGTAATAGTCGTCGATCACTCCCTGCAGGTACTCGCGTTCCTCCTCCTCGAGTTCCTTCAACGGGGT contains:
- a CDS encoding diphthine--ammonia ligase, with the protein product MSDADGAWVSLFSGGKDSSWALYQALEQGLPVERLVTVHPAGDSYMYHVPATELAALAAESIGIELVDVEPDDFAADTATDSSVQGDDELEPLEVALEALDRDLLGGIAGVTAGAVESEYQTSRIQGMCDRLGCDLFAPLWQEDPAELADAMLEAGFEIEIIQVAAHGLDESWLGRTLDREAIAELETLHEKYGVHILGEGGEFETFVVDGPHMDRRIALESEPEWEGTRGRVRITDAHLEA
- a CDS encoding DUF373 family protein, with product MTTLVVCLDRTDDVGRKTGLRSPVVGWEAVRALVTDVGLADPEDSGVNTLLESLRVAQNLRDENEEVVVAVVSGDHESMVSADRAVAEQLDDLIADHEPDSAVVVTDSAEDERLIPIVESRVRVDSVDRVVVRQARDIESTYYLLKQFLADEELRQTVLIPIGLTLLVFPLLATTVGPAEGAAAITTVIGLFLLYKGFNVDELLTRLARQTRESLYSGQVSVVTYVVAAGLTFVGLFVGALGVSTLGETPGVVIPAMQFAYDSIPWLAMAALTASAGRLLDEAIRDDPIRSSFLNLPFIVVAVSLVVRGFSAYFLEQQDVIGQFVVPANEFLIFSNERFVMGTGERLALFVVSAIVISLVGARVAAAVSGSSDAADRTDGGSDPELTDGGADTNPDASEERTR